One Candidatus Campbellbacteria bacterium genomic window carries:
- the rpsH gene encoding 30S ribosomal protein S8: MTTDPLANFITALQNAARVGVETVSVPHSRLKDAVAVVLKKEGYLANVDHKGKKTNKIEATLAFDENGDALIHGVKRLSKPSRRVYIGSTEVYPVKNGYGHLILSTPEGVMTGQQARKAKVGGEVLFMIW, translated from the coding sequence ATGACCACCGACCCACTCGCAAACTTCATAACAGCTCTTCAAAACGCAGCACGTGTTGGTGTTGAGACCGTCTCTGTTCCGCACTCACGTCTTAAAGACGCTGTTGCAGTTGTTCTCAAAAAAGAAGGATACCTTGCAAACGTTGACCACAAAGGAAAGAAAACAAACAAAATTGAAGCAACGCTCGCATTTGATGAAAACGGTGACGCACTCATTCACGGAGTAAAACGTCTTTCAAAACCCTCTCGTCGTGTCTACATTGGCTCAACAGAAGTGTACCCAGTGAAGAACGGCTATGGACACCTCATTCTTTCAACACCAGAAGGCGTTATGACTGGTCAGCAAGCTCGAAAGGCGAAGGTTGGAGGAGAAGTGCTTTTTATGATCTGGTAG
- the map gene encoding type I methionyl aminopeptidase — MSLIKTPEDLDFIRIAGKRLARILDTIGKAVAPGVSTQELNDMAEDLIRAGGDIPAFLNYKPAGAPSPYPATLCVSINNQAVHGIPSKDRILKEGDIVSLDTGLIHKGRIADMCITVPVGSVDATAKRLIEVTKKALFKGIDVARAGAYVSAIGNVIEPYILKEGFEVVAELGGHGTGHTVHEEPHIFHIAQKSKGKKLMPGMVITIEPTVSEGSGEVDIAEDEWTYKTVDGSRTAQWEHTLIITDGVPEVVTMLE; from the coding sequence ATGTCTCTCATTAAAACACCTGAAGATTTAGATTTCATCCGCATTGCGGGGAAACGTCTTGCTCGTATTTTGGATACCATTGGCAAAGCGGTTGCACCAGGTGTTTCTACACAAGAACTCAATGATATGGCCGAAGACCTTATTCGTGCGGGTGGTGACATTCCAGCATTTTTAAATTACAAACCAGCGGGTGCCCCATCTCCGTATCCAGCAACACTCTGCGTTTCAATAAACAACCAAGCGGTGCACGGTATTCCGAGCAAAGATAGAATTTTGAAAGAAGGAGATATTGTAAGTTTGGATACAGGCCTCATTCACAAAGGGCGAATAGCAGATATGTGCATCACAGTCCCCGTCGGTTCTGTAGATGCTACCGCCAAACGACTCATTGAAGTGACTAAAAAGGCGCTTTTCAAGGGTATTGATGTCGCGCGTGCAGGAGCGTATGTTAGTGCTATTGGAAATGTAATAGAGCCATATATCCTCAAGGAAGGATTTGAGGTTGTTGCTGAACTTGGTGGACACGGTACGGGGCACACAGTGCACGAGGAACCACATATTTTTCATATCGCACAAAAGAGCAAAGGGAAAAAATTAATGCCGGGGATGGTGATTACCATTGAACCAACGGTCTCGGAAGGAAGCGGTGAAGTAGATATTGCTGAGGACGAGTGGACATACAAAACAGTTGATGGTTCCCGAACCGCGCAGTGGGAACATACGCTCATTATCACAGATGGCGTACCAGAAGTTGTAACGATGTTAGAATAA
- a CDS encoding type IV secretory system conjugative DNA transfer family protein: METFSLTPEKKFTTPNEEVNFLRERLKQLEKNVDAGTHELSHPTPEKEVIHTYAGHAPETVLAKGHEMLKPEIDAVVLDLAPEEHDTIIAELLSVMQEKGIRNALSIVEKMDNPHVEDDFHRFLSEYLKEGYITKGIKEGEPLWKALHMTLLEVTLPFDAKDAKEHQRPLKELLSSMEQLYAGALSVASEKGSKKKYFSIELAVEAHLEHVTLYMSVPTEKKDIFEKQLLSIFPQARVADRKNDYNIFFPEGKTAGSIAAYARPYMLPLKTHEHFDYDPLTILLSAFGKLLRVGEGAALQVLIRPAETDYADKIRKVIEKMAKGTPMKEALAEKSVVVSVGKEVHSFFFASKEKEDKKKEKERERPVDDITIEQLKQKFSQTIVETNIRLLASSTSQVRSDAILSELEATFSQLEDPRGNALKFTRFTKTKLTGLVKEFAFRLFSTDEILPMNLRELATFAHVPAVGSDSSRELKRAKAGGSPAPVDLPTEGLLLGENVYGNTKTPIYMTEGDRLRHFYCIGQTGTGKTTLLKNMIIQDIKNGEGVCMIDPHGTDLMEVLASVPQERFDDVIYFDPAYTARPMGLNMLEYDPAFPEQKTFVVNELFSIFQKLYGGVPESMGPMFEQYFRNATMLVIEDPDTGNTLFDVSRVMSEKAFRDLKLSRCKNPVVVQFWREVAEKAGGEASLANMVPYITSKFDIFLANDIMRPIVMQKHSAFNFRDIMDKRKILLVNLSKGRLGDINANLVGLIIVGKILMAALSRVDAVGKGDVPNFYLYIDEFQNITTNSIATILSEARKYKLGLSIFHQYIKQLDEKIKDAVFGNVGSMCSFRVGSDDAEFLEKQFAPVFTANDLMNVDNFNGFLKMLVRNKTERPFSIATMYPEKPDMTKVDTLKELSYAKFGRPREELEAGINAMYKI, encoded by the coding sequence ATGGAGACGTTCTCTTTGACACCTGAAAAAAAGTTCACCACACCCAATGAAGAGGTGAATTTTTTGCGTGAACGACTCAAACAACTTGAAAAAAATGTAGATGCAGGAACACACGAGCTCTCTCATCCAACGCCAGAAAAAGAAGTCATACACACATATGCTGGGCATGCGCCAGAAACAGTGCTTGCGAAAGGTCACGAGATGCTGAAGCCAGAAATTGATGCCGTTGTTTTGGACCTTGCCCCAGAGGAGCACGATACCATTATTGCTGAACTTCTCTCGGTAATGCAGGAAAAGGGAATACGTAATGCGCTGTCTATTGTTGAAAAAATGGATAATCCGCACGTTGAAGACGACTTTCATCGTTTTTTATCCGAATACTTAAAAGAAGGATATATAACAAAAGGTATCAAAGAAGGCGAACCACTCTGGAAGGCGCTCCACATGACGCTCCTAGAGGTAACGCTCCCGTTTGATGCCAAGGATGCAAAGGAGCACCAACGCCCGCTTAAAGAGCTCCTGTCATCAATGGAACAACTCTACGCCGGCGCACTCTCAGTTGCGTCAGAAAAAGGTTCAAAGAAAAAGTACTTCTCTATTGAACTTGCTGTTGAAGCGCACCTTGAACACGTCACGCTCTATATGTCGGTACCAACGGAAAAGAAAGATATTTTTGAGAAACAGTTGCTCTCTATTTTTCCACAAGCGCGTGTCGCCGACCGCAAAAATGATTACAATATTTTCTTTCCAGAAGGTAAAACCGCCGGCTCTATTGCTGCATACGCACGGCCGTATATGCTTCCTCTCAAAACACATGAACATTTTGATTACGACCCACTGACGATTCTTTTGTCGGCGTTTGGAAAGTTGTTGCGCGTTGGTGAAGGCGCTGCATTGCAGGTGTTGATTCGACCGGCAGAAACCGATTATGCGGACAAAATTCGAAAAGTGATAGAAAAAATGGCGAAAGGTACGCCGATGAAGGAAGCGCTTGCAGAGAAATCGGTTGTCGTGTCAGTTGGTAAAGAGGTGCACTCATTCTTTTTTGCGTCAAAAGAGAAAGAAGACAAGAAAAAAGAAAAAGAGCGCGAGCGACCAGTGGACGACATCACCATTGAACAGCTCAAACAAAAATTTAGCCAAACCATCGTTGAAACAAACATTCGTCTCCTTGCGTCATCAACATCACAAGTGCGCTCAGATGCAATTTTGTCTGAACTTGAGGCAACATTCAGCCAGCTTGAAGATCCGCGTGGAAACGCATTGAAGTTTACACGCTTCACTAAAACAAAACTCACTGGATTGGTAAAAGAATTTGCATTCCGACTTTTCTCCACAGATGAGATATTGCCCATGAATCTTCGTGAGCTCGCAACATTCGCCCACGTTCCTGCTGTGGGAAGTGACTCATCGCGTGAACTCAAACGTGCAAAAGCAGGAGGTTCTCCTGCACCAGTTGATTTGCCAACTGAAGGTTTGTTGCTTGGCGAAAACGTGTACGGTAACACCAAGACGCCAATTTACATGACGGAGGGAGATCGGTTGCGCCACTTCTATTGTATTGGTCAGACAGGAACAGGAAAGACGACGCTTTTGAAAAACATGATTATACAGGACATTAAGAATGGAGAAGGTGTGTGCATGATTGACCCTCACGGGACCGACCTTATGGAAGTACTCGCATCGGTTCCTCAAGAGCGTTTTGATGACGTTATTTATTTTGACCCAGCGTACACGGCACGTCCAATGGGACTCAATATGTTGGAATATGACCCCGCGTTCCCTGAACAGAAGACGTTTGTGGTGAATGAACTCTTTTCTATCTTCCAGAAATTGTACGGAGGAGTGCCTGAGAGTATGGGACCAATGTTTGAGCAGTACTTCCGCAATGCGACAATGCTCGTGATTGAAGATCCTGATACAGGCAACACACTGTTTGATGTGTCGCGTGTCATGTCAGAGAAAGCATTTCGTGATTTGAAACTCTCAAGATGTAAAAATCCTGTGGTTGTTCAATTTTGGCGTGAAGTTGCCGAAAAAGCGGGTGGGGAAGCATCTCTTGCAAACATGGTTCCGTACATCACGAGCAAATTTGACATCTTTCTTGCCAATGACATCATGCGTCCTATTGTGATGCAGAAACATTCGGCATTTAACTTCAGAGATATTATGGACAAGCGTAAAATTCTTTTAGTAAACCTCTCAAAGGGGCGACTTGGTGATATCAACGCAAACCTCGTCGGACTTATTATTGTGGGAAAAATTCTCATGGCCGCACTGTCTCGCGTTGATGCAGTTGGCAAAGGAGATGTTCCAAATTTTTATCTCTACATTGATGAATTTCAAAATATCACCACAAATTCAATCGCCACCATTCTCTCGGAAGCACGAAAATACAAATTGGGACTCAGTATTTTTCATCAGTACATTAAACAGTTGGATGAAAAAATTAAAGACGCGGTCTTTGGCAACGTCGGTTCCATGTGCTCCTTCCGTGTTGGTTCTGATGATGCTGAATTTTTGGAAAAACAGTTCGCTCCCGTGTTTACCGCAAACGATTTGATGAACGTAGACAACTTCAACGGATTCCTTAAGATGCTTGTTCGAAATAAAACAGAGCGACCGTTTTCAATCGCAACCATGTATCCAGAAAAACCTGATATGACGAAAGTAGATACCTTGAAGGAACTTTCCTATGCAAAATTTGGCCGTCCTCGCGAAGAACTTGAAGCTGGAATCAACGCAATGTATAAAATTTGA
- the rplR gene encoding 50S ribosomal protein L18 — protein sequence MKAPTKKEKRVRRQGRIRAKISGTSVRPRLAVFKSNRFTTLQVIDDTKGMTLVAGTTKGMKKGTAKEKAFELGEIVAKTSLTKKITAVVFDRGGFAYTGVIKEVADGARKGGLKF from the coding sequence ATGAAAGCCCCAACAAAAAAAGAAAAACGAGTTCGACGACAAGGACGTATCCGCGCGAAGATTTCTGGTACATCAGTACGCCCACGTTTGGCTGTGTTTAAATCAAATCGATTCACAACGCTTCAAGTTATTGATGATACAAAAGGAATGACGCTTGTTGCCGGTACGACAAAGGGAATGAAGAAGGGAACTGCAAAAGAAAAAGCATTTGAACTCGGAGAAATTGTTGCAAAGACATCACTTACAAAAAAGATTACAGCTGTAGTATTTGATCGAGGAGGATTTGCATACACGGGTGTCATTAAAGAAGTTGCAGATGGTGCACGTAAAGGAGGATTAAAGTTCTAA
- the secY gene encoding preprotein translocase subunit SecY has translation MMKNFVQKFSIIMGDRQLRTRILFVIAGLALTRVFAAIPIPGVDINALSQFFANNQFFGLLNLFSGGGLSGLSIVMLGVGPYITGSIIMQLLTILSPQLKAMFHEEGEAGRRRIAQYSRLLTVPLAALSAFGFITLLQRNGVIGDLSSLSLITNIIVIVAGSVLLMWVGELISEFGIGNGMSLIIFAGIVSRIPSALQTTVFSFTPEQLPMYLAFLVVGLIIVIGVVIVTEAERPIPVTYAKQIRGNKVYGGVSTYLPLRVNQAGVMPIIFALSILLFPGMIANFLAGVANPIVQKMVAGVQWFLNNGWSYGVAYFLLVFLFTYFYTAVTFDPDAISKNLQRGGAFIPGVRPGQSTSEHIANILTRLTLLGASFLGVIAILPLIMQGLTGITSLAVGGTGLLIAVSVIIDLVKKIDAQVSLREY, from the coding sequence ATGATGAAAAACTTTGTACAAAAATTTTCCATTATTATGGGGGATCGCCAATTGCGAACTCGCATTCTTTTTGTTATTGCAGGACTCGCACTGACGCGCGTGTTTGCCGCAATTCCAATTCCAGGTGTTGATATTAATGCGCTTTCTCAGTTTTTTGCAAACAATCAATTTTTCGGTCTTCTCAACCTTTTTTCAGGAGGAGGACTTTCAGGTCTTTCAATTGTGATGCTCGGAGTTGGTCCATACATCACTGGTTCAATCATCATGCAGTTGCTCACCATTCTTTCACCACAACTCAAGGCGATGTTTCATGAAGAAGGGGAGGCGGGACGACGTCGTATTGCACAATACTCTAGGTTGCTCACTGTTCCACTTGCCGCCCTCTCTGCATTTGGATTTATTACACTACTCCAACGAAACGGGGTTATAGGTGATCTCTCATCTTTGTCACTCATCACCAACATTATCGTGATTGTTGCGGGCTCGGTACTCCTCATGTGGGTTGGTGAACTTATTTCTGAATTTGGCATTGGTAACGGAATGTCACTCATCATCTTTGCAGGTATTGTGTCACGTATTCCAAGCGCATTACAAACAACCGTATTTTCATTCACACCCGAACAGTTGCCAATGTACCTCGCCTTTCTGGTTGTTGGACTCATCATTGTTATTGGTGTTGTGATTGTAACAGAGGCAGAACGACCAATTCCTGTTACCTACGCAAAACAAATTCGTGGCAACAAAGTATACGGAGGTGTGTCAACATACCTACCACTTCGCGTGAACCAAGCGGGTGTGATGCCAATCATTTTTGCGCTTTCCATCCTCTTGTTTCCAGGTATGATTGCAAACTTTCTTGCGGGAGTTGCTAATCCAATCGTGCAGAAGATGGTTGCTGGCGTGCAGTGGTTTTTGAATAATGGGTGGTCGTACGGTGTCGCGTACTTCCTTCTTGTGTTTTTGTTTACGTATTTTTACACCGCGGTTACCTTTGATCCAGATGCCATTTCAAAGAATCTTCAGCGGGGCGGTGCGTTTATTCCCGGTGTTCGCCCAGGTCAATCAACATCCGAACACATTGCAAACATTCTCACTCGGTTAACCCTTCTCGGCGCTTCATTTCTGGGTGTTATCGCTATTTTGCCTCTCATTATGCAAGGTTTGACTGGCATTACCTCTCTTGCAGTTGGTGGTACAGGGCTCCTCATCGCCGTCTCGGTTATTATTGATTTGGTGAAAAAGATTGACGCGCAAGTGTCATTACGTGAATACTAG
- the rplO gene encoding 50S ribosomal protein L15 encodes MQLHNLKRKTVHKTGKRVGRGGKRGKTSGRGTKGQKARAGHRIRPEFRDMIQKLPKRRGYGKHRADSINDNRRKPFPVNLSVLEAVFNAGDTVTPQTLVAKKVLRAREGNNPIVKILGTGALTKKLVVSGVTVSATARESIEKAGGSVA; translated from the coding sequence ATGCAACTCCACAATCTCAAAAGAAAAACAGTACACAAGACCGGCAAACGCGTTGGTCGTGGTGGCAAGCGTGGTAAAACGTCAGGACGTGGAACCAAAGGACAGAAGGCACGCGCAGGACACCGCATTCGCCCAGAGTTTCGTGACATGATTCAGAAGCTTCCAAAGCGTCGTGGATACGGTAAACACCGCGCAGACAGCATAAACGACAATCGTCGCAAGCCTTTTCCAGTAAATCTTTCAGTTCTTGAAGCAGTATTCAATGCGGGTGACACTGTCACTCCACAGACACTTGTTGCAAAGAAAGTGCTTCGTGCACGTGAGGGTAATAATCCAATTGTTAAGATTCTTGGTACGGGAGCACTCACCAAGAAGCTTGTTGTTTCCGGTGTTACTGTCTCAGCCACCGCGCGCGAAAGTATTGAAAAGGCAGGAGGTTCGGTTGCATAA
- a CDS encoding 30S ribosomal protein S5, with the protein MPDDIRTKENEIETTEVAVVEDTLAADIEADVVVVAPKGSAPVNASREDRRMQKNSRRTPRGRAPRIKPEFDQRIIDIRRVTRVVAGGRRFSFSVCVVAGNHRGAVGVGTGKAGDTALAVEKAYRSALKNKIVISQTEDGSIPHEVQVKYSSGIVKLYPAPGRGIIAGGAVRDVLELAGVRGVGAKILSRSKNKLNNATATIKALSQLTKKIKTHNVQKPKHEARSTKHETN; encoded by the coding sequence ATGCCCGACGATATTCGTACAAAAGAAAACGAGATTGAAACAACAGAGGTCGCTGTTGTGGAGGACACACTTGCTGCCGACATTGAGGCAGACGTTGTTGTAGTGGCTCCAAAAGGAAGTGCGCCAGTAAATGCATCACGTGAAGACCGACGTATGCAGAAAAATTCTCGTCGCACTCCTCGCGGACGCGCACCCCGTATTAAACCTGAATTTGATCAGCGCATCATTGATATTCGCCGTGTGACTCGTGTGGTTGCTGGAGGACGTCGTTTTAGCTTCAGCGTGTGTGTTGTTGCGGGAAACCACCGTGGTGCCGTTGGTGTAGGCACAGGTAAGGCGGGCGACACAGCACTTGCAGTAGAGAAGGCATACCGAAGCGCACTCAAAAATAAAATTGTTATTTCACAAACTGAAGACGGCTCAATTCCACACGAAGTACAAGTGAAGTACAGTAGTGGTATTGTAAAGCTTTATCCAGCACCAGGACGCGGTATTATTGCTGGAGGTGCAGTACGTGATGTGCTTGAACTCGCAGGAGTTCGTGGTGTTGGTGCAAAGATTCTTTCTCGTAGTAAGAACAAACTCAACAACGCAACCGCAACAATTAAAGCACTCTCACAACTCACGAAGAAAATTAAGACGCACAACGTACAAAAACCAAAGCACGAAGCACGAAGCACGAAGCACGAAACAAATTAA
- a CDS encoding nucleoside monophosphate kinase, with the protein MQYNTIVILGKPGSGKGTQAKLLSEKLGFSVFSSSGHLKALAQSHPDIGAEILKDMDQGILVPHWIVSYLWTSAMVTLGHDKGIIFDGAVRVLEEAKLFDEVMRYLKRPYVVVYLNIPDEELRLRIKGRAQVETRSDDNEAIITKRLQEYQNNTQGSLDFFKQQGTLLEIDGMGTIEEVQEKIVSVLSNN; encoded by the coding sequence ATGCAATATAACACCATCGTCATTCTTGGAAAGCCGGGTTCTGGAAAGGGAACGCAGGCAAAACTGCTTTCAGAAAAATTAGGATTTTCTGTTTTTTCATCGTCGGGACATCTGAAGGCGCTTGCACAGTCACATCCAGATATTGGTGCAGAGATTTTAAAAGATATGGACCAAGGAATTTTAGTTCCACATTGGATTGTGTCATATCTCTGGACTTCAGCAATGGTTACACTCGGTCATGATAAGGGAATTATTTTTGATGGTGCGGTTCGTGTACTTGAGGAGGCAAAATTATTTGATGAGGTGATGCGCTATTTGAAGCGACCGTATGTGGTTGTGTATCTCAACATTCCCGATGAAGAACTTCGTTTGCGAATTAAAGGACGAGCACAAGTTGAGACACGATCTGATGACAACGAAGCGATTATAACAAAACGTCTCCAAGAGTATCAAAACAACACACAAGGGTCACTGGACTTCTTTAAACAACAAGGAACGCTTCTTGAAATTGACGGTATGGGGACGATTGAAGAGGTGCAAGAAAAAATTGTTAGCGTACTGTCCAATAACTAA
- the rplF gene encoding 50S ribosomal protein L6, with the protein MSRIGKQHITIPPKTEITVVDGSVVVKGPLGELHRTFKSDISISVADGVVTLAPKEHPEMWSALWGTYASHIKNMVAGVNKLYEKKLIVEGVGYRAEVKGKDLVMQLGFSHPVVLPIPEGLTLTIEKNTLSLSSIDKELLGQFAATIRSQKVPEPYKGKGIRYSDEVVRRKEGKRAA; encoded by the coding sequence ATGTCCCGCATCGGCAAACAACACATTACAATTCCCCCAAAAACAGAAATTACTGTTGTTGACGGTAGCGTTGTCGTAAAAGGACCACTTGGTGAATTACACCGAACGTTCAAGAGCGACATTTCCATTTCTGTTGCAGATGGCGTGGTGACACTTGCTCCAAAGGAGCATCCAGAAATGTGGTCAGCATTGTGGGGAACATACGCATCACACATCAAGAACATGGTTGCGGGTGTCAACAAACTCTACGAGAAAAAACTTATTGTTGAAGGAGTTGGGTACCGCGCAGAAGTGAAAGGAAAAGATTTGGTCATGCAACTTGGTTTTTCACATCCTGTTGTTCTCCCAATTCCTGAAGGTCTTACGCTCACTATTGAGAAAAACACACTCTCCCTTTCTTCTATAGACAAAGAACTTCTCGGACAATTTGCTGCAACAATTCGTTCCCAAAAAGTGCCAGAACCATACAAAGGAAAGGGAATCCGATACTCTGACGAAGTGGTTCGTCGTAAGGAAGGAAAACGAGCAGCGTAG